A stretch of the Aegilops tauschii subsp. strangulata cultivar AL8/78 chromosome 4, Aet v6.0, whole genome shotgun sequence genome encodes the following:
- the LOC109748232 gene encoding flowering-promoting factor 1-like protein 5: MAAGGVWVFRKDRVMELAQEASSRKALVYLPANETMRSLPALERRLGSLGWERYYEDRAVVQLHRRDGSLDLISLPRDFAQFRSIHMYDIVVKNRGHFKVIGL; this comes from the coding sequence ATGGCGGCGGGTGGCGTGTGGGTGTTCCGGAAGGACAGGGTGATGGAGCTGGCGCAGGAGGCGTCGAGCAGGAAGGCGCTGGTGTACTTGCCGGCGAACGAGACGATGCGGTCCCTGCCGGCTCTGGAGCGGCGGCTGGGGTCGCTGGGATGGGAGCGCTACTATGAGGACCGCGCCGTCGTGCAGCTTCACCGCCGCGACGGTAGCCTCGACCTCATCTCGCTCCCGCGAGACTTTGCGCAGTTCCGCTCCATCCACATGTACGATATCGTCGTCAAGAACCGAGGCCACTTCAAGGTCATCGGCCTCTAA